In Penicillium psychrofluorescens genome assembly, chromosome: 5, a single window of DNA contains:
- a CDS encoding uncharacterized protein (ID:PFLUO_007372-T1.cds;~source:funannotate), translated as MAYVVPIHRASSIRHAVKLNFVQPEEDCLVAAKANRLEFYSLTPDGLVLAASHTIYARVTMLARLPAPANSTTDHLFVGTDQYNYFTLVWDSATNRIRTARSYVDITEPSSRESQSAARCLIDPSGRFMTLEIYEGVVVVVPIVQLPVRRRGQTPAAPGPDAPQIGELGEPTTSRIDELKVRSSAFLHSESANPPFLALLYEDNQRKVRLRIRELEYSPATKSNLAEAMFKEVTDKKLDGGVFAYELDFGSSHLIPIPAPLGGLIVLGETSIKYIDDNKNDMISRPLEEATIFVAWEKVDSQRWLLADDYGRLFFLMFVLNAQGNVEDWKLDYLGRTSRASVLVYLGGGILFVGSHQGDTQVLRIENGSFTVIQTLSNIAPILDFTVMDLGNRTSESQTHEFSSGQARIVAGSGAFDDGTLRSMRSGVGMEELGVLGEMDHITDLFGLQTESQSDLMDTLLVTFVDETRVFHFSADGEVEELNTFLGLIFEENTLLAANLPGGRILQVTERQVIVVDIESGMINFQWTPPIQKALTAASANDDHLVVVISGQILASFDIRSNGQLITKKDMGADRQVSGVTVPSTPAGVCIAGFPQSAVVSVLAIQDLAELQTQSVGPAGEAFPRSVLVADVLANSPPTLFISMADGSVVTFTLNPRDFSLTGMNKLILGSEQPTFKKLPRGDGLYNVFATCENPSLIYGSDGRIIYSAVNSEGASRICHLNAEAYPESVAVATANELKIALVDKERTTQIQTLPMEATVRRVAYSPSEKAFGIGTIDRKLEDGMEIVKSHFVLADEILFRRLDAIELEPEELVESVIRAEFPAGKDENGRDTAKDRFIVGTAYLSDEVGDSIRGRILVLEVDHGRKLTKVAELPVKGACRALAMMGDRLVAALVKTVVVYKVTTNNFGESKLEKQASYRTSTAPMDITVSGEQIAVADLMKSATVLQHTKDETGVAEDTLTETARHYQTVWSTAIAFVEKGTLLESDAQGNLIVLSRDDDEVLTVDQRRLRPTSEISLGEMVNRIRPVNIPKLENVVVTPRAFVATVEGSIHLFALIDSNHQNFLMSLQEVMARHVDSLGDLSFEKFRAFHNEVRSSDKPYRFVDGQLIEQFLNCDPAEQEEILAEVGSDVGDLGTLDVEEVKKMIEALRRLH; from the exons ATGGCCTATGTCGTGCCCATCCATCGGGCGAGCAGCATTCGCCATGCCGTCAAGCTGAACTTCGTCCAGCCCGAGGAGGACTGCTTGGTGGCTGC GAAAGCAAATCGACTCGAATTCTACAGCCTCACCCCCGATGGCCTGGTCCTCGCAGCCTCGCATACCATCTATGCGCGCGTGACCATGTTGGCTCGCCTACCCGCGCCGGCGAACTCAACCACCGACCACCTCTTCGTCGGCACGGACCAATACAACTACTTTACACTTGTGTGGGATAGCGCGACGAACCGGATCCGAACAGCACGGAGCTATGTCGACATTACGGAGCCGTCGTCCCGGGAATCGCAATCCGCAGCCCGGTGTCTCATCGACCCGAGTGGACGATTCATGACTCTAGAGATATACGAAGGTGTGGTCGTAGTCGTGCCGATCGTGCAGCTGCCAGTTAGGAGACGCGGACAGACGCCCGCCGCCCCGGGCCCTGATGCTCCCCAGATCGGGGAACTGGGCGAGCCGACTACGTCGCGCATCGACGAGTTGAAGGTGCGCTCGTCGGCTTTCCTTCATTCGGAATCGGCGAACCCGCCATTTCTGGCGCTGCTTTACGAGGATAACCAGCGCAAGGTGCGTTTAAGGATCCGGGAGTTGGAATACAGTCCGGCTACGAAGAGCAACCTCGCGGAGGCGATGTTCAAGGAGGTCACGGATAAGAAGCTGGATGGGGGTGTGTTTGCGTATGAACTTGATTTTGGGTCGTCGCATCTGATCCCAATTCCTGCACCGCTTG GTGGCCTCATTGTTCTTGGCGAGACGTCAATCAAGTATATCGATGACAACAAAAACGACATGATCTCCCGGCCGCTCGAAGAAGCTACTATCTTCGTGGCatgggagaaggtggatAGCCAGCggtggctgctggccgaTGATTACGGCAGATTGTTCTTTCTGATGTTCGTTCTCAACGCCCAGGGCAACGTTGAAGATTGGAAGCTCGACTATCTTGGTCGCACATCTCGCGCATCGGTGCTTGTCTATCTCGGCGGAGGTATTCTCTTCGTGGGTTCGCACCAAGGCGACACCCAAGTTCTCCGGATCGAGAACGGCTCGTTCACAGTCATCCAGACCTTGTCTAACATTGCGCCCATCTTGGACTTCACCGTCATGGACCTTGGCAACCGGACGAGCGAGAGCCAGACCCATGAGTTTTCATCAGGACAGGCGCGGATAGTAGCCGGGTCTGGGGCCTTTGATGATGGCACCCTGCGAAGCATGCGGAGTGGTGTTGGTATGGAAGAGCTGGGTGTTTTGGGCGAAATGGATCACATCACCGATCTCTTTGGCCTCCAGACCGAGAGCCAGAGCGACCTCATGGATACTTTGCTGGTGACATTTGTGGACGAGACGCGAGTGTTTCACTTCAGTGCTGATGGTGAGGTGGAGGAGTTGAACACGTTTTTGGGCCTCATCTTCGAAGAAAACACCCTCCTTGCCGCTAATCTGCCCGGCGGACGGATCCTGCAAGTCACCGAACGACAGGTGATCGTGGTCGATATCGAGAGTGGCATGATCAACTTCCAATGGACGCCTCCGATTCAGAAGGCGCTCACGGCTGCTTCGGCGAACGATGACCATCTGGTTGTTGTTATCAGTGGCCAGATCCTGGCATCGTTTGATATCCGGAGTAACGGGCAGCTCATCACCAAGAAAGATATGGGTGCAGACCGCCAGGTTTCGGGCGTCACGGTGCCATCCACCCCGGCAGGAGTTTGTATCGCTGGATTCCCGCAGTCGGCTGTGGTGTCTGTTCTGGCCATTCAAGATCTGGCGGAGCTACAGACCCAGTCCGTGGGCCCTGCTGGCGAAGCGTTTCCGCGTTCTGTCCTGGTGGCGGACGTGCTGGCGAACAGCCCGCCGACGCTGTTCATTTCCATGGCGGACGGCAGCGTCGTCACCTTCACATTAAACCCCCGGGACTTTTCCCTGACCGGCATGAATAAGCTAATTCTTGGATCCGAACAACCAACCTTCAAGAAACTCCCGCGAGGCGACGGGCTCTACAACGTGTTTGCGACTTGCGAGAACCCCAGTCTCATCTACGGCTCTGATGGGCGCATCATCTACTCCGCAGTGAATTCTGAAGGTGCGTCCCGGATCTGCCACTTGAACGCAGAGGCATACCCGGAGTCCGTCGCTGTCGCTACGGCGAATGAGTTGAAGATTGCACTGGTGGATAAGGAGCGCACCACACAGATCCAGACTCTGCCAATGGAAGCGACGGTGCGCCGAGTGGCCTATTCCCCATCCGAGAAGGCATTTGGAATAGGTACGATTGACCGCAAGCTCGAGGACGGAATGGAGATTGTCAAGAGTCACTTTGTGCTGGCAGATGAGATCCTGTTCCGGCGGCTGGATGCCATTGAGTTGGAGCCTGAGGAGCTGGTGGAGAGTGTCATCCGAGCCGAGTTCCCAGCCGGCAAAGACGAGAACGGTCGCGACACGGCCAAGGACCGATTCATCGTGGGCACGGCGTACCTGTCCGATGAGGTCGGGGATTCCATCCGCGGACGGATTTTGGTGCTCGAAGTCGACCACGGGCGCAAGCTCACCAAGGTCGCCGAGCTGCCGGTCAAAGGTGCATGTCGGGCATTGGCTATGATGGGTGACCGTCTCGTTGCGGCGCTCGTCAAGACC GTGGTCGTATACAAGGTCACCACCAACAATTTTGGCGAATCGAAACTCGAGAAGCAAGCTTCATACCGCACGtcgacggcgccgatggatATCACAGTTTCGGGCGAGCAGATCGCCGTTGCCGATCTCATGAAGAGCGCTACGGTCCTCCAGCACACAAAGGATGAGACGGGCGTCGCAGAAGATACGTTGACGGAGACAGCCCGCCATTACCAGACCGTGTGGTCCACAGCCATCGCCTTTGTGGAGAAGGGCACTTTGCTGGAGAGTGATGCACAGGGCAATCTCATTGTGCTATCGCGggatgacgacgaggtcCTGACAGTAGACCAGCGTCGACTGAGGCCCACCAGTGAAATCtcgctgggcgagatggTCAATCGGATCCGGCCCGTGAATATCCCCAAGCTGGAGAATGTGGTGGTAACTCCTCGGGCGTTTGTTGCAACG GTCGAGGGATCCATCCATCTATTCGCTCTTATCGACTCCAACCACCAGAACTTCCTCATGTCCCTCCAAGAGGTGATGGCCCGCCACGTCGACTCGCTGGGCGATCTGTCGTTTGAAAAATTCCGGGCTTTCCACAACGAAGTGCGCTCCTCCGACAAGCCGTACCGATTCGTGGACGGCCAGCTCATCGAGCAGTTCCTGAACTGCGATCCCGCTGAGCAGGAGGAGATCCTGGCCGAGGTGGGCTCTGATGTTGGTGACCTTGGTACACTGGATGTGGAggaagtgaagaagatgattGAGGCTTTGCGGCGGCTGCACTGA
- a CDS encoding uncharacterized protein (ID:PFLUO_007373-T1.cds;~source:funannotate) has product MATPESTRNFGDVAADALNDFTTQIFGGLDSTVRRFCRNFYSTFVDVSAYRWTRIALIVIAYLLLRPYIEKLFKWSYDREKRKEKEKKEKQRLKQKASGKKAKVSANALRGGRGGAEGGKVIGEVDNTEDELGTEDEEGEDMAEASGVPEWNKMARKRQKKYLKNLEKQAYASADSLTDDQVLELLDWSEEEEEGAKKA; this is encoded by the coding sequence ATGGCCACCCCCGAATCAACCCGCAACTTCGGCGACGTCGCCGCAGATGCCCTCAATGACTTCACCACCCAAATCTTCGGCGGCCTAGACTCAACCGTCCGTCGCTTCTGCCGCAACTTCTACAGCACCTTCGTCGACGTGAGCGCCTACCGCTGGACGCGGATCGCGCTGATCGTGATCGCATACCTCCTGCTCCGGCCGTACATCGAGAAGCTGTTCAAATGGAGCTACGACCGCGAAAAGcgaaaggagaaggagaagaaggagaagcagaggctgaagcagaaggctagtgggaagaaggcgaaggTGTCGGCCAATGCGCTGCGgggtggacgaggaggtgCCGAGGGCGGGAAGGTGATTGGGGAGGTGGACAACACGGAAGATGAACTCGGCActgaggatgaggagggcgaggataTGGCGGAAGCGTCTGGTGTGCCGGAGTGGAACAAGATGGCGCGCAAGCGGCAGAAGAAGTATCTCAAGAATCTTGAGAAGCAGGCCTATGCGAGTGCGGATAGCTTGACGGATGATCaggtgctggagctgttggattggagcgaggaggaagaggagggtgCGAAGAAGGCGTGA
- a CDS encoding uncharacterized protein (ID:PFLUO_007374-T1.cds;~source:funannotate), which translates to MEPDEKAQLEERLKSALWLSIGKIVDEETIKLGANATPQFIGALTEMVWAQIETVSQDLESFAKHAGRSTVNVSDVMLLARRNDGLDSILRAFVEQRNEAS; encoded by the exons ATGGAGCCGGACGAGAAAGCTcagctcgaggag CGTCTCAAATCCGCCCTCTGGCTGTCCATCGGCAAGATCGTGGATGAGGAAACCATCAAGCTGGGCGCGAATGCCACCCCCCAGTTCATCGGTGCCCTAACCGAAATGGTCTGGGCCCAGATCG AAACGGTCAGCCAGGATCTCGAGTCCTTCGCCAA ACATGCCGGACGGTCTACTGTCAATGTCTCCGACGTGATGCTGCTTGCTCGCCGCAACGACGGGCTGGATTCGATTCTGCGAGCCTTTGTCGAGCAGCGCAATGAGGCTTCTTGA
- a CDS encoding uncharacterized protein (ID:PFLUO_007375-T1.cds;~source:funannotate) — protein sequence MGVGGLLLRICGLAIRALQFLDGAVILGIFSYYLATLSKNDQTIPTWMKAVEGLSGAATLYGLLGLLFVCCLGGVSFFAFLGVVLDVCFTGAMIAIAVLTRRGTQSCHGTITTPVGSGPSGAKSATALTYGMACKLEKVAFAVAVIGIFLFLISILFQTLLARHHKREKRFGPSPANGYTSGSRRGFFGRKKKHVDGPGADTLPGHPTPHDVENGAPAKNEKSFFGSFGRNKNTNSYGNSAYTGNY from the exons ATGGGAGTGGGTGGACTGCTTCTTCGCATCTGTGGCCTGGCCATTCGCGCCCTACAGTTCCTCGACGGTGCCGTCATCCTGGGCATCTTTTCTTACTACCTGGCCACCCTCTCCAAGAATGACCAGACCATCCCCACGTGGATGAAGGCCGTGGAGGGCCTGTCCGGTGCCGCGACGCTGTatggcctgctgggcctgcTCTTCGTCTGCTGCTTGGGCGGCGTGtccttctttgcctttttggGCGTGGTGCTGGACGTCTGTTTCACCGGCGCCATGATCGCCATCGCCGTGTTGACGCGCCGCGGCACCCAGAGCTGCCACGGCACGATCACCACCCCCGTGGGCTCGGGCCCATCTGGCGCGAAGTCCGCCACCGCGCTCACCTATGGCATGGCGTGCAAGCTGGAGAAAGTGGCCTTTGCGGTGGCCGTGATTGGAAT cttcctcttcttgatctcgaTCCTCTTCCAGACCCTGCTGGCCCGCCACCACAAGCGCGAGAAGCGCTTCGGCCCCTCGCCCGCCAACGGCTACACCTCCGGCTCACGCAGGGGTTTCTTCGgtcgcaagaagaagcacgTCGACGGTCCGGGCGCTGACACTCTGCCCGGCCACCCGACCCCCCATGACGTGGAGAACGGTGCCCCGGCCAAGAACGAGAAGTCTTTCTTCGGCTCGTTTGGCCGCAACAAGAATACCAACAGCTACGGCAACTCGGCCTACACGGGCAACTATTAA
- a CDS encoding uncharacterized protein (ID:PFLUO_007376-T1.cds;~source:funannotate), with protein MKGFLLLSGLLATMASAHMQMKQPYPIRSPLNKNATGKIDYSYTNSLAPSGQDYPCKGYQNDPFVSEAKYTPGQSYEMELEGSATHGGGSCQLALTYDKGKTFKVIESMLGECPIPKKYKFTVPSDAPSGEALLAWTWFNKIGNREMYMNCAMVTIGGDSSRMTGNSVGMEKRESIDMPSMTPEEKKEAENDDDQSSTMQVSSTKENTSKSTDEMITTTTMHKEKPSSSSMSEKATDKPKPTESPKPTEKPKPTESPKTTTEKPKPTGKPKNADNGANNKQSTAFNDLPDLFVANVNYTGQCVTIEGQTVDFPEPGDNVMGKSDGKGYKCSGNAPFLGADASKSSNDSGSSKGSSSKDDSSKDNSNNSDTSSKDDSRIVSKQTMTKVAKVAQALSTAKSDPPRFMGTEATTNNEFHNYVGNWYCYDGELICSPNGLSWAQCANGYPVFMGPVAHGTLCRMGRMVSAGDWSF; from the coding sequence ATGAAGGGCTTTCTCCTGCTGTCCGGCCTGCTGGCCACGATGGCCTCGGCACACATGCAAATGAAGCAGCCGTACCCAATTCGCAGTCCCTTGAACAAGAACGCCACGGGTAAGATAGACTATTCATACACCAACTCGCTGGCGCCATCGGGCCAAGACTACCCCTGCAAGGGCTATCAGAACGACCCCTTTGTCTCGGAGGCTAAATATACCCCGGGCCAATCGTATGAGATGGAGCTCGAGGGCTCGGCCACACACGGGGGCGGCTCGTGCCAGCTGGCCCTGACCTACGACAAAGGCAAGACcttcaaggtcatcgagTCCATGCTCGGCGAATGCCCAATCCCTAAGAAGTACAAGTTCACCGTGCCCTCTGACGCACCCTCCGGCGAAGCCCTCCTGGCGTGGACCTGGTTCAACAAGATCGGTAACCGGGAGATGTACATGAACTGTGCCATGGTCACCATTGGCGGCGATTCGAGCCGTATGACGGGCAACTCGGTTGGTATGGAGAAACGGGAGAGCATCGACATGCCCTCCATGACCCctgaggagaagaaggaggccgagaacgATGACGACCAGTCCAGCACTATGCAAGTCTCGTCCACTAAGGAAAACACCTCCAAGTCTACCGACGAAATGATTACTACTACCACCATGCacaaggagaagcccagcagctcgtccaTGTCTGAAAAGGCGACAGACAAGCCCAAGCCTACTGAGTCGCCCAAGCCCACtgagaagcccaagcccaCTGAGTCGCCCAAGACCACGACtgagaagcccaagcccaCTGGAAAGCCCAAGAACGCCGACAATGGTGCCAACAACAAGCAATCCACCGCCTTCAATGACCTGCCCGatctcttcgtcgccaatgTCAACTACACGGGCCAGTGCGTGACCATCGAAGGCCAGACGGTCGATTTCCCTGAGCCCGGCGACAACGTGATGGGCAAGTCTGATGGCAAGGGCTACAAGTGCTCTGGCAACGCGCCCTTCCTGGGAGCTGATGCGTCTAAATCGTCCAATGACTCTGGTTCCTCCAAGGGTAGTTCCTCCAAGGACGACTCTTCCAAGGACAACTCCAACAACAGCGACACTTCCTCCAAGGACGACTCCCGTATTGTCTCCAAGCAAACCATGACCAAGGTCGCGAAGGTGGCTCAGGCCCTGAGCACTGCCAAATCAGACCCACCACGCTTCATGGGCACCGaggccaccaccaacaacgAGTTCCACAACTACGTCGGCAACTGGTACTGCTATGACGGCGAGCTCATCTGCTCGCCCAATGGCTTGTCCTGGGCTCAGTGCGCCAATGGCTACCCCGTCTTCATGGGCCCCGTGGCTCATGGGACCCTCTGCCGCATGGGCCGGATGGTTTCCGCTGGCGATTGGAGCTTctga